AAATTACAAAAGAAAGCGGCCAGCTTCATCAGCCGGCCGCCTTTTAAAGCAGACTCATTCCTGCGTTTAGGTATTTAAAGAACTAAATCTCAACCGTCCACTCAAAAACATCCTCCACTTTACCAGTCTGGATCCCGGTAATGGTATCGTACAGCTTCTGGGACAGTTCTCCGATTTCGTGATTGTTGAATACCATCTTTTTACCCTGCCAGTTCAGCTCGCCAACAGGTGAAATGACGGCTGCGGTTCCGGTGCCGAATGCTTCCTCGACAAGCCCCTGCTCGTAGGCTTCGTATAGCTCGTCAATCGCGATGCGGCGCTCTGAAACCGGCACATTCCAGCTGTTTAGCAGTTCAAGAATGGACATTCGGGTGATACCTTTTAGGATACTGCCGCTTAGAGCTGGTGTCACAACTTCCCCGTTGATTTTAAAGAAGATATTCATGCTGCCGACTTCCTCTATATAACGCTTTTCGATGCCATCAAGCCACAGGACATCTGCATTACCGGATTTACGTGCATTGGCCTGTGCCTGATAACCGGAGGAATAGTTTCCGGCCGTTTTTGCCATCCCGGTCCCACCTTTAACGGCACGGGTGAATTCCTGTTCCACGTGGATCGTGACAGGCTTAATGCCTCCTGCAAAATATGAGCCTACAGGCGACAGCAAAATCATCATCTTATATGTTTTAGATGGTCCTACAGCAAGATTCGGTTCGGTCGCCACGATAAAGGGACGAATATATAGTGAAGTGCCTGGCGTGTCCGGCACCCAGTCCTGCTCAAGGTCAATCAGGGTTTTCAAATACTCAAGCACCTGCTCTTCATCAATTGGCGGAATACTTAGTCGCTCACCCGACCTATTAAGCCGCTCCAGATTTTTTTCAGGGCGGAATAGAAGAACCTTTCCTTCAGGTGTCCGGTAAGCCTTCAATCCTTCAAAAATGGTTTGTCCATAATGAAAAATCATGGCGGCTGGATCGAGGGTAAGCGGTGCGTATGGAATAATCCGCGCATCGTGCCAGCCCCTGCCTTCCTCATATTCCATTAAAAACATATGATCCGTAAATGTGGTGCCAAAAGGGATCTGATCCGTTGAGGGCTTTTCTTTTCGCTGCTGACATTTTACAATCTCCAAAGTCTGTGTGCTCATTGATCAAAACTCCTTTTCCATCATCTTTTATTTGCCTTATTCTACATAGAAAATTTAGTGATGAAAAGGACTAAAGTGAAAAAATTCAGAATGTTGGAGAAATCGGGCGTTATTTAGAGTAATAGACAGCCAGGTGAACGTAAATAGTCCAGATACTGTGGAGAAAACTTAAAATCGCAATCCAAATGTCTAAGACAGCACACAGAAATTACTTCTCTTTCCCCACCAATCTAATGTCATAAAATAAAATTTGAAATGCAGCAAAAGAAACCACTGGTAAAAGAAAATACAGTGTGAGGAGAATGGGCCCTTCCATCATTTGTGTTTCTACCAGACTATGAGCAGTACTTTCCATAAAAAGTGTCAGCATGAAAGCCAAAGTAACACTTAG
The sequence above is drawn from the Jeotgalibacillus aurantiacus genome and encodes:
- a CDS encoding branched-chain amino acid aminotransferase encodes the protein MSTQTLEIVKCQQRKEKPSTDQIPFGTTFTDHMFLMEYEEGRGWHDARIIPYAPLTLDPAAMIFHYGQTIFEGLKAYRTPEGKVLLFRPEKNLERLNRSGERLSIPPIDEEQVLEYLKTLIDLEQDWVPDTPGTSLYIRPFIVATEPNLAVGPSKTYKMMILLSPVGSYFAGGIKPVTIHVEQEFTRAVKGGTGMAKTAGNYSSGYQAQANARKSGNADVLWLDGIEKRYIEEVGSMNIFFKINGEVVTPALSGSILKGITRMSILELLNSWNVPVSERRIAIDELYEAYEQGLVEEAFGTGTAAVISPVGELNWQGKKMVFNNHEIGELSQKLYDTITGIQTGKVEDVFEWTVEI